From the Candidatus Peribacteria bacterium genome, one window contains:
- the rpsD gene encoding 30S ribosomal protein S4: MKYTGPKAKLTRRLGMNLFGSDKYDKAMSKKPYGPGKNPKTRAGRDSEYAKQLKEKQKARIMYGLSEKQFARLYAEALKSKGRTGDQMKQLLEQRLDNVIYRAGFAMTRMQSRQFAGHGLFMVDGHRVTTPSYRVQPGQVITVRKQVKDSPVFIAIRDSHDKYLAPKWLKADSSALSVEVIATPDAADAEQGIDMRLVVEFYSRN; the protein is encoded by the coding sequence ATGAAGTACACAGGACCCAAAGCGAAGCTCACACGCAGACTCGGCATGAACCTCTTCGGTTCTGACAAGTACGACAAGGCTATGTCGAAAAAGCCGTATGGTCCGGGCAAGAACCCGAAGACCCGCGCCGGTCGTGATTCTGAATACGCAAAGCAGCTGAAGGAAAAGCAGAAGGCTCGCATCATGTACGGTCTCTCCGAGAAGCAGTTTGCCCGCCTCTACGCAGAGGCACTCAAGTCCAAAGGACGCACAGGTGATCAGATGAAACAGCTCCTTGAGCAGCGCCTGGATAACGTGATTTACCGCGCAGGCTTTGCCATGACCCGCATGCAGTCCCGCCAGTTCGCCGGTCACGGTCTCTTTATGGTTGATGGTCACCGTGTGACCACTCCGTCCTACCGTGTGCAGCCCGGACAGGTCATTACCGTCCGCAAGCAGGTGAAAGATTCTCCCGTCTTCATTGCCATTCGCGACAGCCATGACAAATATCTCGCTCCGAAGTGGCTGAAGGCAGACTCCAGCGCCCTCTCGGTGGAGGTGATTGCTACTCCTGATGCTGCTGATGCAGAACAGGGTATTGATATGCGTCTGGTCGTCGAATTCTACTCACGCAATTAA
- the rplM gene encoding 50S ribosomal protein L13, which translates to MKTSTIKPEAPKWYLIDADGQTIGKVAVKAAHMLRGKHKVTFSPHQLCGEHIVVINAAKMKLPPKKGLRKTYHRHTGFPGNMKHVTLDVMMEKKPEYVVENAVKGMLEDNRLRREILKRLHVYADAEHPYAAQQPAPLTITRS; encoded by the coding sequence ATGAAAACTTCCACGATTAAACCAGAGGCACCGAAGTGGTATCTGATTGATGCCGATGGCCAGACGATCGGTAAAGTTGCTGTGAAAGCTGCACACATGTTGCGCGGCAAGCACAAGGTTACCTTCTCCCCACACCAGCTGTGCGGTGAGCACATTGTCGTGATCAATGCAGCCAAAATGAAGCTCCCTCCGAAGAAAGGACTCCGCAAGACCTACCACCGTCACACGGGTTTCCCGGGAAACATGAAGCACGTGACGCTTGATGTGATGATGGAAAAGAAGCCGGAGTACGTTGTGGAGAATGCTGTGAAAGGAATGTTGGAAGACAACCGTCTCCGCCGCGAAATTCTGAAGCGCCTGCACGTCTACGCTGATGCTGAGCATCCGTACGCTGCACAGCAGCCTGCTCCCCTCACCATTACTCGCTCCTAA
- the rpe gene encoding ribulose-phosphate 3-epimerase — translation MKTLITPSILSADLAHLQDEVDTIKSADWIQVDVMDGHFVPNLSFGAPVIKNLVTSLPLDIHLMVKNPADRLAEFLALQVSHISFHAEAVPTRDARQALINTIHEGRATAGIALNPETPIEEIADCVEDVDLVLFMSVHPGFGGQAFIPSVLDKIRALRIAHPSLMIQVDGGINVETAALVREAGANNLVAGSAIFGQADREAAIHSLRGV, via the coding sequence ATGAAAACCCTCATCACCCCCTCGATTCTCTCAGCTGATCTTGCACATTTGCAGGATGAGGTTGATACAATCAAAAGTGCAGACTGGATTCAGGTCGATGTCATGGACGGACACTTTGTGCCGAATCTGAGCTTTGGCGCACCGGTTATCAAAAATCTCGTCACATCACTCCCGCTCGATATTCACCTGATGGTGAAGAATCCCGCGGACCGTCTTGCTGAATTTCTTGCACTGCAGGTATCACACATCAGTTTTCACGCAGAAGCAGTTCCCACCCGGGATGCCCGCCAGGCTCTCATCAACACTATTCACGAAGGGAGAGCGACAGCCGGTATTGCACTCAATCCGGAAACACCGATTGAAGAGATTGCCGACTGTGTGGAGGATGTGGATCTCGTGCTTTTCATGTCTGTACATCCGGGATTCGGCGGCCAGGCTTTTATTCCTTCTGTGCTTGATAAAATCCGCGCTCTGCGCATCGCGCATCCGTCACTGATGATCCAGGTGGATGGCGGTATCAATGTCGAAACTGCAGCGCTTGTCCGTGAAGCAGGGGCAAACAATCTTGTGGCAGGCAGTGCAATTTTCGGACAGGCAGACAGAGAAGCGGCAATCCATTCCCTGCGCGGTGTATGA
- the dprA gene encoding DNA-processing protein DprA, whose product MTLKTAVTWWLLNMLTNKRYKALKQVYGDLDAALEEISPLMLSELGLKQEAAERTLTRLHDFNADGYLLAMQKCGVGLLTLDDDAYPFRLREIGDPPLFLSYRGDLSLADKVMIGVVGTRNMSVYGQRVVQHFVPVFVRSHLVTVSGLAIGIDGEVAIETMKAGGKTVAVLGNGLASIHPSRHARLAEKIIADGGLLLSEFPLDMPPDKYTFPSRNRIIAGLSEGTLVCEAPEGSGSVITAELALEYNREVFAVPGPIFDPNVAGCLMLIKSQQAHLVTEPEDVLRHLNILAPGATVPPPFIAQNPHEQAIYNVLTPLPQSTDDIIEKSGRTASDVGVALVMFEMAGVAQSLPGGQWVRR is encoded by the coding sequence ATGACACTCAAAACCGCTGTAACCTGGTGGTTGCTCAATATGCTGACAAACAAGCGTTATAAGGCTTTAAAACAGGTGTATGGTGATCTGGATGCTGCACTCGAGGAGATCAGTCCTCTCATGCTTTCCGAACTCGGGCTCAAACAGGAAGCGGCGGAGCGGACACTGACGCGGCTGCATGACTTCAACGCGGATGGGTATCTGCTTGCTATGCAGAAGTGTGGTGTCGGACTGCTGACTCTGGACGACGACGCGTATCCGTTTCGCTTACGTGAGATAGGTGACCCGCCACTCTTCCTCTCGTACCGGGGTGATCTGTCTCTGGCAGACAAGGTGATGATCGGGGTGGTCGGCACACGGAATATGAGTGTATACGGGCAGCGGGTGGTGCAGCACTTTGTGCCGGTCTTTGTGCGTTCACATCTGGTCACAGTCAGCGGTCTTGCCATTGGAATAGACGGAGAAGTGGCTATTGAAACCATGAAGGCCGGAGGGAAGACAGTGGCGGTTCTCGGAAACGGCCTGGCAAGTATTCATCCTTCCAGACATGCACGCCTTGCGGAAAAAATTATTGCGGATGGCGGTCTGCTGCTCAGTGAATTTCCGCTCGATATGCCGCCGGACAAATACACGTTTCCGTCCCGCAATCGCATCATCGCGGGACTCAGTGAAGGAACACTCGTGTGTGAAGCACCGGAAGGAAGCGGATCGGTCATCACCGCGGAACTCGCACTCGAATATAACCGCGAGGTGTTTGCAGTCCCCGGCCCTATCTTCGATCCCAATGTTGCCGGCTGTCTGATGCTCATTAAAAGTCAGCAGGCGCATCTGGTCACAGAGCCGGAAGATGTACTGCGCCATCTGAATATTCTCGCGCCCGGTGCGACGGTACCACCACCCTTCATCGCGCAAAATCCTCATGAGCAAGCCATTTACAACGTCCTTACGCCGTTACCGCAAAGCACGGACGACATTATCGAAAAATCCGGTCGTACCGCATCAGATGTGGGAGTTGCACTTGTGATGTTCGAAATGGCAGGTGTGGCGCAGTCACTTCCCGGAGGACAGTGGGTGCGACGGTAA
- a CDS encoding response regulator, whose product MSKTILIADDDAMIMQIFSLGMEQNSSDVHIHSTSTGESTIIAIEKTKPDIIVLDIRMPQGDGFSVLEYLKKAKINIPVVVLTNYRNDDYVTKCREYGVKDYLVKHEMKIDRIVERVNACM is encoded by the coding sequence ATGTCCAAAACTATCCTCATTGCAGACGACGACGCCATGATCATGCAGATCTTTAGTCTTGGCATGGAACAGAATTCCTCCGATGTCCACATCCACAGCACTTCCACAGGAGAATCGACTATTATTGCGATTGAAAAAACGAAGCCCGATATCATCGTTCTCGATATACGCATGCCGCAGGGCGACGGATTCAGCGTGCTGGAGTACCTCAAGAAAGCAAAAATCAATATTCCGGTTGTGGTGCTCACGAACTACCGCAATGACGACTACGTCACAAAGTGCCGCGAATACGGAGTGAAGGATTATCTCGTGAAGCACGAAATGAAAATTGATCGCATCGTTGAGCGTGTGAACGCGTGCATGTAA
- a CDS encoding slipin family protein, with amino-acid sequence MYPLITLITIVILLILICIRQVDQYERGILLTMGKYSKTWEPGWHVIVPIFQRLIKVDIRVKAVDVPNQEAITKDNIPIGINAVIYFKIKDPSKAVLEVEDFFNAVGQLAQTTMRNAVGEVKLDELLSNKKEISEKIKIAVDTASDNWGVDVQSVELKDIILPESLKRTLAKVAEAEREKQAVIINSEGEVGAAANMAKAAEMLATVPGALHLRTLQSINDLSSDQSNTTVWMVPIETLKAIEGLAKKL; translated from the coding sequence ATGTACCCGCTCATCACGCTCATCACCATCGTCATTCTGCTCATTCTCATCTGCATCCGTCAGGTGGATCAGTATGAACGCGGCATTCTGCTCACTATGGGAAAATACAGTAAGACGTGGGAGCCAGGATGGCATGTGATTGTGCCGATTTTCCAGCGATTGATAAAAGTGGATATCCGCGTGAAAGCGGTGGATGTGCCGAATCAGGAAGCGATCACCAAAGACAATATTCCCATCGGCATCAATGCTGTTATTTATTTCAAAATCAAAGATCCATCGAAAGCGGTCCTTGAAGTCGAGGATTTCTTTAATGCGGTCGGGCAGCTTGCACAGACCACCATGCGCAATGCAGTCGGTGAGGTGAAGCTTGATGAATTACTCTCGAACAAGAAAGAGATCAGTGAAAAAATAAAAATTGCCGTCGATACGGCATCCGATAACTGGGGTGTCGATGTGCAGTCCGTGGAGTTAAAAGATATCATCCTGCCGGAAAGTCTGAAGCGCACACTGGCAAAGGTTGCGGAAGCAGAGCGCGAGAAGCAGGCGGTCATCATCAATTCAGAAGGAGAAGTCGGTGCAGCGGCAAATATGGCGAAAGCTGCAGAAATGCTTGCAACCGTACCGGGCGCGTTGCATCTGCGTACATTGCAGAGCATCAATGATCTCAGTTCTGATCAATCCAACACGACAGTATGGATGGTACCGATTGAAACACTGAAAGCAATTGAGGGACTTGCAAAGAAACTGTGA
- the rpiB gene encoding ribose 5-phosphate isomerase B, which yields MQLPTRVVLAADHAGFPLKESVKTHLQSKGIDVIDVGTFSTESVDYPAIMRKGAAAVLEYSCPGIIFGGSGNGEAMAANKVRGIRAAVCYSVEIARLARAHNDANVMSLGARFTDSALAHAMVDVFLETDFEGGRHIARIADLDTPLA from the coding sequence ATGCAACTCCCCACCCGCGTCGTCCTGGCTGCAGATCATGCAGGCTTTCCTCTCAAAGAATCGGTAAAGACACATCTGCAATCCAAAGGGATTGACGTGATTGATGTAGGAACATTTTCTACGGAATCTGTCGACTATCCCGCTATCATGCGAAAAGGAGCGGCTGCCGTCCTTGAATACAGCTGTCCGGGTATTATTTTCGGCGGCAGCGGCAACGGTGAAGCGATGGCAGCGAACAAGGTGCGGGGCATCCGTGCGGCGGTCTGTTACAGCGTAGAAATCGCCCGTTTGGCCCGGGCTCATAATGATGCAAACGTGATGAGCCTGGGAGCCAGATTCACCGATAGCGCCCTTGCACATGCGATGGTTGACGTTTTCCTGGAAACAGACTTCGAAGGGGGCCGTCACATCGCACGCATTGCCGATCTCGATACCCCCCTCGCATGA
- a CDS encoding DNA-directed RNA polymerase subunit alpha has protein sequence MHIIQEEIGLPVFGSAKGSKGDDSHKVFSISPLPPGFAMTLGNALRRVLLSSLPGAAITSIRVEGAQHEYTTIKGVTESVVDIMLNLKQVKLRKHSKDSETITLDVKGPKDITAADLKTSSDIEVLNPDLHLFTIEKGGSVKIEITVEKGVGYEPASERNKKHHEPGLIYIDAVYSPVEKVRFDIEASRVGQRTNLEKLVMEVMTNGSLTADEAMQFASQLLQSYFKYFGSDQKTIEPEFMADFSRVSATQIEEVGTGAQPVKESYTPIEILNLSPRTLNALINAGVGSIEQLTKCTESILSNFRGFGAKALDEVKGTLATRGLTLSNESEE, from the coding sequence ATGCATATCATTCAGGAAGAAATCGGGTTGCCGGTTTTTGGCTCTGCAAAGGGATCCAAAGGCGACGACTCACACAAGGTTTTCTCCATTTCCCCGCTTCCGCCGGGATTTGCGATGACCCTTGGAAACGCGCTGCGCCGCGTTCTTCTGAGCAGCCTGCCGGGTGCAGCCATTACGTCTATCCGTGTGGAAGGTGCACAGCACGAATACACCACCATCAAGGGTGTCACAGAGTCTGTGGTTGATATCATGCTTAACCTCAAGCAGGTCAAGCTTCGCAAGCACAGCAAAGATTCCGAGACCATCACGCTGGACGTGAAAGGCCCGAAGGATATTACCGCTGCCGATCTCAAGACCTCTTCCGATATCGAAGTCCTCAATCCGGATCTGCACCTGTTCACCATTGAAAAGGGTGGATCGGTCAAAATCGAGATCACCGTCGAAAAAGGTGTGGGCTACGAGCCGGCTTCCGAAAGAAACAAGAAGCACCACGAACCGGGTCTCATCTACATTGATGCTGTCTACAGCCCGGTCGAGAAAGTCCGTTTCGATATTGAAGCATCCCGCGTCGGTCAGCGCACAAACCTTGAAAAGCTCGTGATGGAAGTCATGACGAACGGTTCCCTCACCGCAGACGAAGCGATGCAGTTCGCTTCCCAGCTGCTCCAGAGCTACTTCAAGTACTTTGGTTCCGACCAGAAGACTATTGAGCCTGAATTCATGGCTGATTTCTCCCGCGTGTCTGCTACCCAGATTGAAGAGGTTGGCACCGGTGCACAGCCTGTGAAAGAGAGCTATACCCCGATTGAAATCCTGAACCTCTCCCCGCGCACCTTGAACGCGCTCATCAACGCCGGTGTCGGCTCCATTGAGCAGCTCACGAAGTGCACGGAATCCATTCTCAGCAACTTCCGCGGATTTGGTGCCAAAGCCCTCGATGAGGTCAAAGGAACCCTTGCAACACGTGGTTTGACCCTTTCCAACGAATCTGAAGAATAA
- a CDS encoding bL17 family ribosomal protein codes for MRKQTSRLRLTQKPAHSRLLQRNLVTSLFLYEAIRTTKARARIVQTIVDRLISTAKRQETHVAVRSLNAYVTDTNASRKVMEVLRERYKTRTSGFTTLKAAGARKGDGAQLVDLMLIDAEIGTQVVEKAPKAKKTPAKKTATSTKAASEPVASSSNDSSAA; via the coding sequence ATGCGAAAGCAGACTTCCCGCCTCCGGCTCACCCAGAAACCCGCTCACTCCCGTTTGCTCCAGCGGAACCTGGTCACGTCCCTCTTCCTCTACGAAGCAATTCGTACGACGAAGGCACGCGCCCGTATTGTCCAGACCATCGTTGATCGTCTGATCAGCACGGCAAAGCGCCAGGAGACACACGTTGCTGTCCGTTCGCTCAACGCCTACGTGACGGATACCAACGCAAGCCGCAAGGTGATGGAAGTTCTCCGTGAACGCTACAAGACACGCACATCCGGTTTCACGACGCTCAAGGCTGCCGGTGCCCGCAAGGGTGACGGTGCACAGCTCGTCGACCTGATGCTCATTGATGCAGAGATCGGAACGCAGGTTGTGGAGAAAGCTCCGAAAGCTAAGAAAACACCCGCCAAGAAGACAGCAACCTCCACAAAGGCTGCATCTGAGCCGGTTGCTTCTTCATCCAACGATTCCTCCGCTGCATAA
- a CDS encoding DUF192 domain-containing protein: MMVLLVGMTVASFFVEIVPMPVRTVTLYSDTGATLSLDVEWASTPEEQARGLMFRPKVVRGMVFAFTDSAPRAFWMKNTLVPLDIVFFDADKTYVSATTMQPCEADPCIEYPSEGPAQYALEMPAGFIGETGIGKNWKIGW; encoded by the coding sequence ATGATGGTGCTTCTTGTCGGCATGACTGTTGCATCGTTTTTCGTAGAGATCGTGCCTATGCCTGTGCGCACCGTCACACTGTATTCAGATACGGGAGCAACACTGTCTCTGGATGTGGAGTGGGCGTCCACTCCTGAAGAGCAGGCGAGGGGGCTGATGTTCCGTCCGAAAGTGGTACGCGGCATGGTGTTTGCATTTACCGATTCCGCGCCCCGTGCGTTCTGGATGAAGAACACGCTCGTCCCGCTCGATATTGTTTTTTTTGACGCAGACAAAACCTACGTGTCCGCGACAACCATGCAGCCCTGCGAAGCCGATCCCTGTATAGAATATCCGTCCGAGGGGCCGGCGCAGTATGCGCTGGAAATGCCTGCCGGCTTCATCGGAGAAACCGGTATCGGGAAAAATTGGAAAATAGGGTGGTAA
- the tpiA gene encoding triose-phosphate isomerase — MKRTPLIAANWKMNAPPPGWDAEDSPYRNRDGVDIVVFPTFLDVHTCVEHFLVTGGQYGRAEEKGAMTGDVSMQLLANHGCTYVLCGHSERRIHHAEHDGMIAAQVQAAIQTGLHPILCIGETADEREMGQATDVIQKQLSAILQSSINLSSLTIAYEPVWAIGNGQTAQPQDIQEMHTAIRALLSEQGHENVRIIYGGSVKPENASAILSLPDVDGALVGASSLDPSAFRKILDSLPI; from the coding sequence ATGAAAAGAACGCCCCTCATCGCCGCAAACTGGAAAATGAACGCCCCGCCGCCTGGTTGGGATGCCGAGGATTCTCCATACCGGAATCGTGACGGCGTGGACATTGTTGTCTTTCCGACATTTCTGGATGTCCACACGTGCGTCGAACATTTCCTGGTGACGGGCGGACAATATGGAAGAGCGGAAGAAAAAGGCGCTATGACCGGCGATGTCAGCATGCAACTCCTCGCGAATCACGGATGCACGTACGTGCTCTGCGGTCACTCGGAACGACGCATACATCATGCAGAGCATGACGGCATGATTGCCGCACAGGTGCAGGCGGCAATCCAGACCGGGCTGCATCCTATTCTCTGTATTGGAGAAACAGCTGATGAGCGTGAAATGGGACAGGCCACAGACGTGATTCAAAAACAACTCTCTGCCATTCTTCAGTCATCGATCAATCTCTCATCTCTGACGATCGCCTACGAACCCGTCTGGGCAATCGGCAACGGACAGACGGCGCAGCCACAGGACATTCAGGAAATGCATACAGCCATCCGCGCACTTTTGTCAGAACAAGGTCATGAAAACGTCCGTATTATATATGGAGGATCTGTAAAGCCGGAGAACGCCAGTGCAATCCTCTCACTGCCGGATGTCGACGGTGCACTTGTTGGAGCATCATCTCTCGATCCATCCGCCTTCCGGAAAATTCTCGACAGTCTCCCTATCTGA
- a CDS encoding VOC family protein, producing the protein MHSRINLITLGVSDLAVSQAFYQKLGFELSSSSQEGSVAFFKTGGAVLSLFPKAELAKDAMVSAEGSGFQGITLAQNVENKEDVGTFLKEAEAAGAVITKPAQDVFWGGYNGYFKDPDGYLWEVAWNPFFPFDERGQVVLS; encoded by the coding sequence ATGCACTCCCGCATCAACCTCATCACTCTCGGCGTTTCCGATCTGGCGGTATCGCAGGCTTTTTATCAGAAGCTTGGGTTTGAGTTGTCGTCATCCAGCCAGGAAGGTTCTGTGGCGTTCTTCAAGACCGGTGGAGCGGTGTTATCGCTCTTTCCAAAAGCAGAGCTTGCGAAGGATGCGATGGTCTCTGCAGAGGGGTCTGGCTTTCAGGGCATCACGTTGGCGCAGAATGTAGAAAATAAAGAAGATGTGGGTACCTTTCTGAAAGAGGCAGAGGCTGCCGGTGCCGTTATTACCAAGCCGGCGCAGGATGTGTTCTGGGGCGGATACAATGGATACTTTAAAGATCCTGACGGATACTTGTGGGAAGTGGCATGGAATCCATTTTTTCCGTTTGATGAACGGGGGCAGGTGGTTTTGTCTTAA
- the rpsI gene encoding 30S ribosomal protein S9 yields the protein MESKRPYFYSVGKRKTAIARVKLFQDGTGKAQVNNLALKEYFAGTQIENATAALLLTSNLKNFDIEAHVLGGGKSAQSDAIRHGISRALLLLNPELRGELKAAGFLRRDSRTKERKKPGLHRARRAPQFSKR from the coding sequence ATGGAATCCAAGCGCCCGTATTTCTACAGTGTCGGCAAGAGAAAGACTGCCATTGCCCGCGTGAAACTGTTTCAGGATGGCACAGGAAAAGCACAGGTGAATAACCTTGCTCTGAAGGAATACTTCGCAGGAACACAGATAGAAAATGCAACAGCAGCGTTGCTCCTCACAAGCAATCTGAAGAATTTTGATATTGAGGCTCATGTCCTTGGTGGAGGAAAGTCCGCACAGAGCGACGCGATCCGCCACGGTATCAGCCGCGCGCTTCTTCTTTTGAACCCGGAACTCCGCGGTGAACTGAAGGCAGCAGGATTCCTGCGCCGCGATAGCCGCACAAAGGAACGCAAGAAGCCAGGTTTGCACCGCGCTCGCCGTGCGCCTCAGTTCTCCAAGCGTTAA
- a CDS encoding endonuclease V produces the protein MPLTIRTLHDWQKSPREAIELQKRLGREIVEQPLPVDYPTRLIAGLDVSSTRFDSILTAGAIVWDSVTNEIVDRASVQAVGTYPYIPGLLSFREIPVLLQALAQLTVTPDLFFVDGQGRAHPRRMGIAAHLGLLLDRPTIGVGKSRLAGIFSEPGPNPGDRSALMDDEDQIGTVLRTKKRSNPLFISIGYKIDLKTAVDLVIDSLRGHKLPEPTRLAHLYVNAVRTGKET, from the coding sequence ATGCCTCTTACCATCCGGACCCTCCACGACTGGCAAAAAAGCCCCAGAGAAGCCATTGAACTGCAGAAACGTCTCGGGCGGGAGATTGTGGAGCAGCCGCTTCCTGTGGATTACCCGACCCGGTTGATTGCAGGGCTTGATGTATCGTCGACGCGCTTTGATTCCATTCTGACTGCAGGGGCGATTGTGTGGGACAGTGTGACCAATGAGATTGTCGACAGGGCATCTGTGCAGGCGGTGGGCACATACCCGTACATCCCGGGCCTGCTTTCTTTCCGTGAGATTCCTGTGCTTCTGCAGGCACTCGCACAGCTGACAGTCACGCCCGATCTCTTCTTTGTTGATGGTCAGGGCCGCGCACATCCACGGCGCATGGGCATTGCGGCGCATCTGGGATTACTTCTCGACCGTCCGACGATCGGCGTTGGAAAAAGCAGACTGGCCGGTATTTTTTCAGAACCCGGCCCCAATCCCGGTGACCGCTCAGCGCTGATGGATGATGAAGATCAGATCGGTACAGTACTTCGCACGAAAAAACGATCGAACCCGCTGTTCATTTCCATCGGTTATAAAATCGATCTCAAAACAGCAGTCGATCTGGTGATTGATTCTCTCCGCGGTCACAAACTTCCTGAGCCAACACGCCTTGCTCATCTGTATGTGAATGCGGTGCGGACCGGAAAAGAAACGTGA